In the genome of Leptospira sanjuanensis, one region contains:
- a CDS encoding type II toxin-antitoxin system YafQ family toxin: MKFNPSFTTQFNKDIKLQKKRKKDLGKLKEIMSLLIDGISLSSKHKDHKLTGNYKNRRECHIEPDWLLIYKLEGNLIIFERTGTHSDLFD, from the coding sequence ATGAAATTTAATCCTAGCTTTACAACTCAATTCAATAAAGATATTAAGTTACAGAAAAAGCGCAAAAAGGACTTAGGCAAACTTAAAGAAATCATGTCGCTACTGATTGATGGGATTTCACTAAGTTCAAAGCATAAAGATCATAAGTTAACTGGGAATTATAAGAATCGACGTGAATGTCATATTGAACCTGATTGGCTTTTGATCTACAAGTTAGAAGGCAATTTAATCATATTTGAAAGAACTGGAACACATTCGGATTTATTCGATTAA
- a CDS encoding type II toxin-antitoxin system RelB/DinJ family antitoxin produces the protein MAKTAMIRARVEGNLKKDVENILDHLGISASEAINIFYHQIKLSKGLPFPVKLPNKVTQKTFEATDKKKGIKSFKSKEELFTKLGI, from the coding sequence ATGGCAAAAACAGCAATGATTCGGGCGAGAGTTGAAGGGAATTTAAAAAAGGACGTAGAAAACATACTCGACCATTTAGGTATTTCTGCTTCAGAAGCTATCAATATTTTTTATCATCAAATTAAACTTAGTAAAGGTTTACCATTTCCAGTTAAACTACCAAATAAAGTAACGCAAAAGACTTTTGAAGCCACTGATAAAAAGAAAGGAATAAAGTCTTTTAAATCTAAAGAGGAATTATTCACGAAGCTGGGAATATGA
- a CDS encoding HepT-like ribonuclease domain-containing protein, with the protein MKSDLGYINHIKEEIIFLQIESKKLNRDQFVSDDLMKRAFVRSIEIIGEASNKLSDSFKKKYSDVEWKKLSATRNRLIHGYFVVDYDIVWDLVITKIPNLEIQINLIISKEKTLFD; encoded by the coding sequence TTGAAATCTGATTTAGGTTATATAAATCACATTAAAGAAGAGATTATTTTCTTACAGATTGAATCGAAAAAATTAAATCGTGATCAGTTCGTTTCTGATGATTTAATGAAAAGAGCTTTCGTTAGAAGCATTGAGATAATAGGCGAGGCTTCTAATAAACTATCAGATTCATTCAAGAAAAAATATTCCGATGTGGAATGGAAAAAGCTGTCGGCTACCCGGAATCGCTTAATTCATGGTTACTTTGTAGTGGATTATGATATTGTTTGGGATTTGGTAATAACTAAAATTCCCAATCTAGAAATTCAAATTAATTTAATTATATCAAAAGAAAAAACTCTTTTTGATTAA
- a CDS encoding nucleotidyltransferase family protein produces the protein MNSGEVKDILVEHKQELLNLGVQKLLLFGSVARNENHEGSDVDILVQFHSGKKNFDSFMDLSFRLEDLLNTHVDLLTEESLTKDLRDFILSEAILIEI, from the coding sequence ATGAATTCCGGCGAAGTTAAAGATATATTAGTCGAACATAAGCAAGAACTCCTAAATTTAGGAGTTCAAAAACTTTTGCTTTTTGGTTCCGTTGCGAGAAATGAAAATCATGAAGGTAGTGACGTAGATATTCTTGTTCAATTCCATTCTGGTAAGAAAAACTTTGATAGCTTTATGGATCTTTCCTTCCGATTGGAAGATCTTTTAAATACTCACGTTGATCTATTAACTGAAGAGTCTCTTACTAAAGATTTACGAGATTTTATACTTTCTGAGGCAATTCTTATTGAAATCTGA
- a CDS encoding esterase/lipase family protein produces the protein MTRNYLIILFLSLSIPLFAQKFEKAKNGKSFDCVILIHGFLRSSKQLKNMGDYLTDNNLLVFYVDYPSRSNTIQEVSKSYLSPIVQNNCISKFNKIHFVTHSAGGIVLRHFLKENKIKRLGRVVMLAPPNKGSEIADFLSGYNFVNTLLGPILMQLKTDNSSFVNNIGTPNFELGIIMGDSSNDPISSMIIPGDDDGKVSIENSKLNSMKEFLLVDRTHTFIMDGVEVQKATLQFIKTGTFK, from the coding sequence ATGACAAGAAATTATTTGATTATCCTCTTTCTTAGTTTATCAATTCCTCTGTTTGCTCAAAAGTTTGAGAAAGCAAAGAATGGAAAATCATTTGATTGCGTTATACTTATTCATGGGTTTTTAAGATCTTCAAAACAGCTTAAAAATATGGGGGATTATTTGACTGATAATAATCTTTTGGTTTTTTACGTGGATTATCCTTCGAGGAGTAATACTATACAAGAAGTATCTAAATCTTATTTATCCCCTATAGTTCAAAATAATTGTATTTCTAAGTTTAATAAAATTCATTTCGTTACTCATTCCGCAGGCGGAATCGTTCTGAGGCACTTTCTTAAAGAGAATAAAATCAAAAGGCTTGGTCGAGTTGTAATGTTGGCTCCACCAAATAAGGGAAGCGAGATCGCTGATTTTCTATCGGGCTATAATTTTGTTAATACCTTGCTTGGTCCGATATTGATGCAACTAAAAACAGATAACTCGAGTTTTGTTAATAACATAGGAACACCGAATTTTGAACTTGGAATTATTATGGGAGATTCGAGCAATGATCCAATTTCTTCAATGATTATTCCTGGCGACGATGATGGTAAAGTTTCGATTGAAAATAGTAAATTGAATTCTATGAAAGAATTTCTACTCGTTGATCGAACCCACACTTTTATTATGGATGGCGTGGAAGTCCAGAAAGCAACGTTGCAATTTATTAAGACTGGAACATTCAAATAG
- a CDS encoding type II toxin-antitoxin system PemK/MazF family toxin: MIRGDIWWVDLGIPFGSEPGFKRPVLIIQDDSFNQSNINTVISIAITSNLNLSDAPGNVLISKKESSLSKDSVVNVSQIVTLDKERFIERAGKLKSSKINEVEAGLKLVTGLN; encoded by the coding sequence ATGATTCGTGGTGATATCTGGTGGGTAGACTTAGGAATTCCATTCGGAAGTGAACCTGGATTTAAGCGACCTGTTTTGATTATTCAAGATGATTCTTTTAATCAAAGTAATATTAATACAGTAATATCGATTGCGATTACATCGAACTTAAATTTATCTGATGCTCCTGGCAATGTTCTGATTAGTAAGAAAGAATCCAGCTTATCAAAAGATTCAGTAGTGAACGTGTCTCAAATTGTGACTTTAGATAAAGAGAGATTCATTGAACGGGCGGGAAAGCTTAAATCAAGTAAGATTAACGAAGTTGAAGCAGGCCTCAAGTTAGTTACAGGCTTAAATTAA
- a CDS encoding ChpI protein → MKTAISIPDELFKTAEKTAKKLGIPRSQLFAKALEEFIQSHSKESVTEKLNKVYSSKSKELKSNIADLSVELLRKSLKNDSW, encoded by the coding sequence ATGAAAACTGCAATTTCAATTCCGGATGAGTTATTTAAGACCGCTGAGAAAACAGCAAAAAAACTTGGAATACCTCGAAGTCAGCTTTTTGCAAAGGCATTAGAAGAATTTATTCAATCCCATAGTAAAGAATCTGTAACTGAGAAGTTAAATAAAGTTTATAGCAGTAAATCCAAAGAGCTTAAAAGCAATATCGCAGATTTATCCGTAGAGTTACTGCGTAAGAGTTTAAAAAATGATTCGTGGTGA
- a CDS encoding helix-turn-helix domain-containing protein has protein sequence MKKESSKLFNSLSKGLNEAIEYTTGKKVPGVKAQIIEIQKLPTFKGKEIRNIRTNLHLTQNTFAQALGVSTKTIEAWESGKNIPQGPAQRMLFILKNNSKALNILGIKN, from the coding sequence ATGAAAAAAGAAAGTAGCAAACTATTCAATAGTCTTTCCAAAGGACTTAATGAAGCCATTGAATACACGACAGGCAAAAAAGTTCCAGGTGTCAAAGCGCAGATTATTGAGATTCAAAAATTACCAACTTTTAAAGGTAAAGAAATAAGAAATATCAGGACCAATTTACATCTGACTCAAAATACTTTTGCTCAAGCCTTAGGTGTATCCACTAAAACAATTGAAGCTTGGGAATCTGGAAAAAATATTCCACAAGGTCCAGCTCAAAGAATGTTATTCATTCTTAAAAATAATTCTAAAGCATTGAATATTTTAGGGATTAAAAATTAA
- a CDS encoding type II toxin-antitoxin system RelE/ParE family toxin yields the protein MKRIFIHLPDFDQFWKKAGLKDEELKELQEFLLENPKYGPVIKGSNGIRKIRWKKKGIGKSGGIRIFYLDIEEFSVSFLITLLEKNDKENLSKKELTILADLVTSLKELIQSKRERHEKRK from the coding sequence TTGAAGAGAATATTTATCCACCTTCCAGATTTTGATCAATTTTGGAAGAAAGCAGGACTTAAAGATGAAGAGTTAAAAGAACTCCAAGAGTTTCTATTAGAAAATCCGAAATATGGCCCGGTAATTAAAGGCTCTAACGGAATCAGAAAAATACGATGGAAAAAGAAAGGAATAGGTAAAAGTGGGGGAATACGAATCTTTTATTTGGATATTGAAGAATTTTCTGTATCATTCTTAATAACACTTCTGGAAAAGAACGACAAAGAGAACCTTTCAAAGAAAGAACTTACGATCTTAGCGGATTTAGTAACTTCACTAAAAGAACTAATTCAATCCAAGAGAGAACGACATGAAAAAAGAAAGTAG
- a CDS encoding nucleoside 2-deoxyribosyltransferase, whose amino-acid sequence MSGAGHLTIHSGGIRIEERGWIEIEEIEKPSFSKQAFVAMWFDPKMDKSYLAIEMACKANGFDAFKISGKEHNNEISGEILSEIKKSHFLISEVTGQRQGVYFEAGFALALGLPVIWCCKKDEIDNVHFDTRQYNHVVWSDENDLFEKLKNRIKGTIS is encoded by the coding sequence TTGTCGGGGGCCGGCCATCTTACTATACATTCTGGCGGAATTAGAATTGAAGAAAGAGGATGGATAGAAATTGAAGAAATCGAAAAGCCATCTTTTTCAAAGCAAGCATTTGTTGCTATGTGGTTTGATCCAAAAATGGATAAATCGTACCTTGCAATTGAAATGGCTTGTAAAGCAAATGGTTTCGATGCATTTAAAATCAGCGGGAAAGAACATAACAATGAGATTTCGGGAGAAATACTAAGTGAAATCAAAAAAAGCCATTTTTTAATTTCTGAAGTTACTGGTCAAAGGCAAGGCGTTTACTTTGAAGCTGGATTTGCCCTTGCGCTGGGATTACCCGTAATCTGGTGTTGCAAAAAAGATGAAATAGATAATGTGCATTTTGATACTAGACAATATAATCATGTTGTTTGGTCAGATGAAAACGATTTATTTGAAAAGTTAAAAAATCGAATTAAAGGTACTATTAGCTAA
- a CDS encoding putative toxin-antitoxin system toxin component, PIN family, translating into MLKVLLDTNIYISAILFRGKPRLVFQDLIDEVFTGYISKEILAEIESTLSKPKFKLDDNFIQIVLSEIRDITALVKNKPIQDYLELRDRDDYHILESAFAAKVDYLITGDKDLLTLQKIKNFNIITPDEYLSIKVRNET; encoded by the coding sequence ATGTTGAAGGTATTATTAGATACTAATATTTACATCTCTGCTATTTTATTTAGGGGAAAACCAAGGCTTGTTTTCCAAGATTTAATTGATGAGGTTTTTACAGGATATATTTCGAAAGAAATATTAGCTGAGATTGAATCTACGCTCTCTAAACCAAAATTCAAACTTGATGATAATTTTATTCAGATTGTTTTATCTGAAATCAGAGATATTACTGCGCTTGTTAAAAATAAACCTATTCAAGATTATTTAGAGTTAAGAGATAGAGATGATTATCACATTCTGGAGTCTGCTTTTGCAGCAAAAGTAGACTATTTAATCACTGGAGACAAAGATTTATTAACTCTTCAGAAAATTAAGAACTTTAACATCATTACTCCAGATGAGTATTTAAGTATTAAAGTAAGAAACGAAACTTAA
- a CDS encoding CopG family ribbon-helix-helix protein, protein MNQTVNISFEKALLKEIDKIAKREHRSRSELIREAARAYIEKKTRWQAIFDFTSKVTDRSNISEKDVFNEIKSVRNKRNAS, encoded by the coding sequence ATGAATCAGACTGTTAATATTTCCTTTGAAAAAGCACTTTTAAAAGAAATCGATAAAATTGCAAAGAGGGAACACAGGTCCAGGTCAGAATTGATTCGTGAAGCCGCTAGAGCGTATATTGAGAAAAAAACTAGATGGCAAGCCATCTTTGACTTCACTTCAAAAGTTACTGATCGAAGTAATATTTCTGAAAAGGATGTTTTTAATGAAATTAAATCCGTTAGAAATAAAAGAAATGCTTCTTAA